In one Corallococcus sp. EGB genomic region, the following are encoded:
- a CDS encoding DUF4054 domain-containing protein has protein sequence MALVTRQELEAVCAEAHAATDAQVDVALRHAEARLDVEWWGSRLAEGVTYLAAHLLLSYNPGLGASMAQGPVQSVSVGGVSQSFAVASAASAGGAHGTTRYGVLFDELVASLGPALFAG, from the coding sequence GTGGCCCTCGTCACTCGCCAGGAGTTGGAGGCCGTCTGCGCGGAGGCGCACGCGGCCACGGACGCGCAGGTGGACGTGGCGCTGCGCCACGCGGAAGCGCGCCTGGACGTGGAGTGGTGGGGCTCCCGGCTGGCGGAAGGGGTGACGTACCTCGCGGCGCACCTGCTGCTTTCGTACAACCCGGGCCTGGGCGCCAGCATGGCGCAGGGCCCGGTGCAGTCCGTCTCCGTGGGCGGCGTCTCGCAGTCCTTCGCCGTGGCCTCCGCCGCGAGTGCCGGGGGCGCCCACGGCACCACGCGCTACGGCGTCCTCTTCGACGAGCTGGTGGCCAGCC